In the genome of Paenibacillus sp. GP183, the window CTCGTCTTAGCGCGTTTAATGCTGCAGACACAAGATCCTGATACCCTTCCCGGATTCCTAAATAAGTTACGGAAATGGGTTCAGTCACAGGATCAGATACATGCCAATCCCTTCCGCAGGTAGCTGCAATACGATACCCTTTGTTGAGCAAATCCGTCCACATGTCGAAGGCTCGTATATTATTCCTGCGAATGGAAGGAAACAGACCTGACCAGACCTCGATATAATCCACCTGTTTCCAATCGGAAACCTCGAATTCCCAAAAACAGCCCGTACACATTGGACTGCCAACCCGAAAGGGATGAGCTATGCCCACTAGGCCTCCCTGTTTATGAACCGCTTCTATACCTCGGTGAATATGGAATGGGCTTAGATTTCGCCAATCTACATATTCCGTGATTCCAAGGGTGAGCATATGACCAAAAAAAGTCGTCCATTCTAACCCCGGGATTATTTCCACACCCGTATTGGCAACAACGGAATCCCTGTCCAATAATCCCGTCATTGTATTATGATCCGTTAATGCCACACCGCAAAGTCCCAAATCTTTGGCGGC includes:
- a CDS encoding CehA/McbA family metallohydrolase produces the protein MTNWLPFELHCHTFHSDGKQSLAELASAAKDLGLCGVALTDHNTMTGLLDRDSVVANTGVEIIPGLEWTTFFGHMLTLGITEYVDWRNLSPFHIHRGIEAVHKQGGLVGIAHPFRVGSPMCTGCFWEFEVSDWKQVDYIEVWSGLFPSIRRNNIRAFDMWTDLLNKGYRIAATCGRDWHVSDPVTEPISVTYLGIREGYQDLVSAALNALRRGAVAISMGPLPMMSVRSFGGHTAELGDVVEWNMSEHAPVIQIAIDFSAREGLWNLPDQLMKMRLMSNKGELASLELSSEQPHAEYKLDAAGISWVRAELFGTFCGTHTRIGFTNAIYFEEVD